Sequence from the Ornithinimicrobium humiphilum genome:
ACAACCGCCAGTACGGCCTGACCCCGCGCCGGCTGCGGCAGAAGTCCGACGAGCGGCTGCGTCCCCGCACCCTGGGCAAGCTCGCCGACCAGGACTGACCCGGCGTCGGCGACCCGCCTCGGCGGGCCGGTCAGCTCGTCCAGGCGCGCCAGAGCGCGGCGTACTCCCCGTCCGCGGCCATGAGCTCGTCGTGGCTGCCGAGCTCGACGACCCGACCGTCCTGGACGACCGCGATGCGGTCGGCGTCGTGCGCGGTGTGCAGCCGGTGCGCGATCGCCACGACGGTCCGGTTGGTCAGCAGGGCGTTCATCGAGCCCTCGAGGTGCCGGGCCGTGCGCGGGTCGATGAGCGAGGTCGCCTCGTCGAGGACCAGCGTGTGCGGGTCGGCGAGGATCAGCCGTGCCAGGGCGACCTGCTGGGCCTGCGCCGGGGTGAGCGTCTGGTTGCCCGACCCCAGGACGGTGTCCAGCCCCTCGGGCAGCGCCGCCACCCAGGTGTCGGCGTCCACGGTGGAGAGCGCACGCCAGACCTCGGCGTCGTCGGCGCCCTCGCGCGCCAGCACGACGTTGTCCCGGACCGTGCCCCGGAAGACGTGGTGCTCCTGGGTGACCAGCGCGACCTCCCGCCGCAGGGCCTCGAGCGGCAGCTCGACGAGCTCGACGCCGCCGACGGTGACCGAGCCCTCACGCGGGCCGTGGATGCCCGACAGCAGCCGGCCCAGGGTGGACTTGCCCGACCCCGACGGCCCGACGATCGCCAGCCGCTCCCCGTGACGCAGGCTGAGGTCGATGCCGTGCAGCACGTCCTGGCCGTCGCGGTAGGCGTAGCGCAGGCCACGTCCGGCCAGGTCGCTGCCCTCCGGCGACGCCGTGCCGGGCGTGCGGTCGGGCGGCACCTCGGCGATCCCGAGCAGGCGGGTGGTCGAGGCGATGCCGACCTGCAGCCGGTCGACGGTGCCCACGAGGCGGTCGAAGGGACCGTAGAAGGTCTCGATGTAGAGCATCGCGGTGGTGAGCTGGCCCAGCGTGACCGCCCCGCGCGAGTAGAGCAGGGCACCGACCACCAGGGTGATGACCCGCGGCAGCGAGAACGCCATGTCCATGATCGCGAAGAGCAGGTTGCGCAGGACCAGGCCGTAGCGCTCCGCCTGCGAGCTCACGTCGATGTCGTCGACGGCCGCCCGACGGCGCTCGGGCTGCATCCCGAAGGTCTCGACGGTCCGCGCACCCTCGACGGTCTCGGTGAGGGAGGTGTTGATCTGCGAGTAGGTGGCGCCCTCGAGCAGGTAGGCCGCGGGCGCCCGCTGCAGGTAGCGACGCACCTGCCACAGCGACAGCGAGGCGGTGACGAGCGTGGGGACGGCCAGCGCCCACGAGTTGAGGATCATCGCCCCCACCGTGAGCAGCACGGTGACGGCGCCGATGATGAACTCGGGCAGCGCCCAGCGGACGGCACCGCTCATCGAGCCGACGTCGCGGGTGACGCGGGTGACGAGGTCGCCGGTGCTGGCCGACTCGACCCGCCCCAGGGGCAGGCGCAGCACGGCCCGGATCACGTGCTCGCGGGCCTCGGCGAGCACGGCCTGCCCGAGCACGGCGGCGAGCCACTTGGCGAGGAAGGTCAGCACGGCCTGCGCGACGAGGACGCCCACGACGAGCAGCCCGAAGCGGGTGAGCAGGCCGTCGGCGGGCCTGCCGCCGGCCTCGACCACCGCGTCGACGAGGCGGCCCAGCAGCATCGGCACCGCCAGCCCGGCGCCCGCGGCGAACGCGTTGGCCAGGGTGACGACCACGACGAGCCCGCCCCGGCTGCGCAGCAGCCCCCGCAGGTAGGTCATGACGGTGCCGCTGGAGGCGACGGGCAGGCCGCGCTCGGGGTCCTGGCTCTTCTGCAGGTGCTCCTCGGCGCGCTGCCGACGCAACCGGTGGCGCTCCCACAGGAGGCGGAAGCGCTCGCGCGTCGGCGTGCCCGGGGCCGGGGGCCGCAGCTCCTCCGGCACGGCCGACGGGCGGTGCCCGGGCTCGCGCCAGGTGCGCGCGGAGTCCTCGGCGAGCCTGGTGTCGAGGGTCACGGCGAGGTCACCTCCTCGGGCAGGTGGGTGGGCAGCTCGTGCTGCGCGGGGTCGGTCGGGGTCGGCTGGTCCGGAACCTCGCCGGACGGGGCGGGGTCGAGGGCCTCGGCGCGCTCGCCCCGCAGGACGGTGCGCCGGTAGGCCTCGCAGGTGCTGACGAGCTCGTCGTGGGTGCCGGTGGCCACGACGACGCCGTGCTCGAGGAGGGCGACCTCGTCGGCGTGGTGCAGGAGCAGCGGCGAGGCGGTCATGACCACGGTGGTCCGGCCCCGGCGGTGCTCGGGCAGCCGAGCGGCGATCCGGGCCTCGGTGTGGGCGTCGACCGCGGAGGTGGGCTCGACCAGCACGAGCACGGGCGGGTCGGCAGCCAGCGCCCGGGCGAGCACCAGCCGCTGGCGCTGCCCGCCGGACAGCCCGCGGCCGCGCTCGTCGAGCACGCCCTGCCAGCCACCGGGGAGGATGTCGTAGACGTCCTCGGCAGCCGCGGCGTGCAGCGCCGCCTCGGCCTGCTCGCGGGTGAGCGTGCCGTGCGGGTCGACGGAGTCCTGGAGGGTGCCGGCGAAGACGTGGGCGCGGGTGTCGCTGACCAGCACCGTCTCGCGCACCTGGTCGAGCGGCAGGGCGGACAGGTCGACGTCACCGATCCGCACGCCCCACGGCCGCCTGGCCCGCTCGGTGTCCCGCTCGGCGAGCGCGGCGCGGGCGGCCTCCCGCTCGCGCCGGGCCCGGCGTGCGGCGCCCCCCGAGGCCTCGTCGTCGTCATCGCCCGAGAGCGCGTCGTCAGCGGGCAGGTAGCGGCCCAGCCGGTCGGCCAGCGCGGCGCTGTCGTCCGGGAGCGCGCTGACGACCATGGTCAGCCGGCCGGGCCGCACCCGCAGGCCGGAGGCCTCGTCGACCAGCTCGGCCGTCACGTCGACCGCGACCCGCTCGCGCTCCGGCCAGGGGTCGGGGGTGCCCAGCACGCCGATGGTCTTGCGGGCCGAGACGAAGGACCGGGTGATCTGCTGCGCCGCCTCGAAGACGACGCGGATCGGCTGCACGAGGAAGAGCGCGTAGCCCAGGAAGGTCACCAGCTGGCCGATGGCCAGCTCGCCGCGGCCCACCGCGCGCACGCCCAGCACGAGGAGCGCGACGACGAAGAGGCCGGAGAGCAGGACGCCGACCGCCTCGACCAGCGCGGCCCAGGCGCCGGCCTGGACGCCGGCGGCGCGGACCCGCTGGGACTGCCGTGCGTAGTTGGTGCCGAAGATCCGCTCGCCGCCGATGCCGCGCAGGATGCGCAGGCCGGCCACGATGTCGGTGGCCATCGACGTCAGCTCCGAGTCGCGCGAGCGCTCGCGCGTCTGCGCCGCGGACAGCGGCCGCAGCAGCACGCTGGAGACGACCACCAGGAGCGGGGCGACCAGCAGCACGACGAGACCGAGCGGCACCGAGATCTGCAGCACGATGACCGCGACGAGGAGGTAGGCGACGACGTTGCCGACGAGCCGGGAGAGGATCTCGACGAAGTGGCCGAACTGCTCGCCGTCGCTGCCGCTGACCGAGAGGACCTCGCCGGTGGGGGCGCGACGGGTGAGCACGTGGCCCAGGCGGGCGGTCTTGTTGGTGACCAGACCGGTCTGGCCGTAGGACGCCACGAGCCAGGAGCGGACGACGACCGTGTGGTAGAAGACGCCGCTGCCGCCGCCGACCAGGGTGATGGCCAGCAGGACCAGGCACCACAGCGCGATGCGGCTGCCGTCCTGGGCGACGATCCCCTCGTCGATGGCGCGCCCGAACACCCACGGGGTGAGGGCGGTGGGCAGCATCCAGAGCAGGCTGCACAGGCAGGCCGCGACCACGAGGTCGGGCTGCTGGCGGACCAGCCACCAGAGGAACCGGCCGGGGCCGCGGGTGTCGGGCACGCCGGAGGTGCCGGGCCCGGCCCAGGCGGTGATGGTGGGGGGAAAGTCGCGCATGGCGTCCCCCAGGGTAGGTCGCGGCACCGACGGGCCACCAACGGTTTATGCCGGTCACCCGGTGGTGCCACCCGGCTCGCGCAGGTGAGAGGATGGGGCAGACATCTGACCGGCCGCACTGGAGGACGCGTGACCACTCGCCAGAACCTCGCCTGGTGGCAGAAGCTGCTCATGGCGCTGAAGCTGTGGCGCCCCACCTACCGCACCCTGCACCACGAGCTGCGGGACATGGAGCGCCCGCCCGTGCCCCCGGTGACCGGTGCCTACGGCAACCGCGTCGACCTCACGCACCGCCGCCGGCTGGTCCCCCAGTCCGGCGACCGCGACTGACGCGGGCCGGATCGGCCGACGTCCGTCGGTGCGGGCTGGCACAGTGAACGCGTGACCGGCCCGACAGCAGAGCCCTCCACGGTCCTCGACCGCTTCTCGCCCGCGACCCGGGCGTGGTTCGAGGCGTCCTTCCCCGGGCCCACCGCCGCCCAGGCGGGGGCCTGGAGCGCCATCAGCCGGGGCGAGCACACCCTCGTCGTCGCCCCGACCGGCTCCGGCAAGACCCTCTCGGCCTTCCTCTGGGCGATCGACCGGATCGTCGCCGGGACGGGCGACGTCACCTCCGGCGCGGCCGCGGCCCCCACGAACGTCGACGGCGGACCCCGCGGACGCTGCCGCGTCCTCTACGTCTCCCCGCTCAAGGCGCTCGCCGTCGACGTCGAGCGCAACCTGCGCTCCCCCCTCGTGGGCATCGGGCACGCCGCGACGCGGCTCGGCCTGCCCTCCCCGAGCGTGTCCGTGGCGGTCCGCTCGGGCGACACCCCGGCCGCGGAGCGGCGGGCCTTCGCCAAGGAGGGCGCGGAGATCCTCATCACCACGCCGGAGTCGCTCTTCCTGCTGCTCACCTCGCAGGCCCGCAGCGCGCTCACCGGTGTGGAGTCGGTCATCGTCGACGAGGTGCACGCCGTCGCCGGCACCAAGCGCGGTGCGCACCTCGCGGTCACCCTGGACCGGCTCGACGCCCTGCTCGAGCGCCCCGCGCAGCGGATCGGGCTGTCCGCGACGGTGCGCCCCGTCGAGGAGGTCGCGCGCTACCTCGCCGGCGGGCGCCCGGTGACGACGGTGCAGCCGCCGTCGACGAAGCGCTGGGACCTGCAGGTCGTCGTGCCCGTCCCCGACATGAGCGATCCGGGCGCGACGGAGCCCGCACGCCCCGGCGGGCCGCCCGCCTCCCGAGCGACGGCGGACGACCTCGCCGAGCGCGTCGACGAGTGGGCCCGCGGCGGGAGCACGGGCGGGGCCGGCGACCTGGACGAGCCGGACCAGACAGGGCCGGACGGCGCCCTCGACGACGACCACCCGGCCGACGGGACCGGCCCGGTCGGCGCGGGCCCGGTGCTGCCCGACCTCGACGGGGACGCCGGCGACGTCTGGCAGCCGGCCGACGACCCCGAGGAGCGGGCCTCCATCTGGCCGCACGTCGAGCGTCGGGTGGGCGAGCTCATCGAGCATCACACCTCGACCCTCGTCTTCACCAACTCCCGCCGGGTCGCCGAGCGCTTCACCACGCGGCTCAACGACGCCTGGGAGGAGCGGGCCGAGCGCCTCGCCGAGGCCGCCGGCACGGAGGGGTCCGCCGGGGCCGGCACCGAGGAGGACGCCCGCCCGGCGCGCCCCGCCCGGCCGCCCGCCCAGGTCATGGGCCAGGCCGGCGCCGGGGGCGCCGCTCCTCCCGTCCTCGCCCGCGCCCACCACGGGTCCGTGAGCAAGGAGCAGCGGGCGGTCATCGAGGACGCCCTCAAGACCGGCCGGCTGCCCGCCGTCGTCGCGACCAGCAGCCTCGAGCTCGGCATCGACATGGGCGCGGTCGACCTCGTCGTGCAGGTCGCCAGCCCGCCCAGCGTCGCCTCCGGCCTGCAGCGCGTCGGCCGGGCCGGTCATCAGGTCGGCGCCGTGAGCGAGGGCGTCTTCTTCCCCACGCACCGGGCCGATCTCGTCCAGACCGCGGTCGTGGTGGACCGCATGCGGGCCGGCCTCATCGAGCAGCTGCGGGTGCCCGCCAACCCGCTCGACGTGCTCGCCCAGCAGATCGTCGCGATGGTCGCGATGGACGAGTGGGCGGTGCCCGAGCTCTTCGAGCTGGTCCGGCGCTCGGCCTCCTTCGCCTCGCTGCCCCGGCCCCTCCTCGAGGCCGTGCTCGACATGCTCGCCGGGCGCTATCCCGGCGAGGACTTCGCCGACCTGCGCCCGCGCATCGAGTGGGACCGCGTCACCGACCGGCTCACCGCCCGCCGCGGGGCGCAGCTGCTGGCGGTCACCTCCGGCGGCACCATCCCCGACCGCGGCCTGTATGCCGTGATGCTCGCCACCGGCGACGGGCCCGGCCGGCGGGTGGGCGAGCTTGACGAGGAGATGGTCTACGAGTCCCGGGTGGGCGACGTCTTCACGCTGGGCACCACCAGCTGGCGGATCGAGGACATCACCCACGACCAGGTGCTCGTCACGCCCGCCCCCGGCCAGATCGGGCGACTGCCCTTCTGGAAGGGCGAGTCCCAGGGACGACCGGCCGAGCTCGGCGCGGCGGTCGGCGCCTTCGTCCGCGAGCTCGCCGGCCTGCCGCGCGAGGCGGCCCTGGCCTCGCTCGCGGAGCGCGGTCTGGACCCGTGGGCGGCCGACAACCTCGTCACCTACGTCGCCGAGCAGCGCGAGGCGACCTCGGTGCTGCCCGACGACCGCACGGTGGTCGTCGAGCGCTTCCGCGACGAGGTCGGCGACTGGCGCGTCGTCGTCCACTCCCCCTGGGGCCGTCCGGTCCACGGGCCGTGGGCGTTGTGCCTGGCCGCCCGGATGCGCGAGCGCTACGGCACCGACGTGCAGGCGATGGCCGCCGACGACGGCATCGTGCTCCGGCTGCCCGACCTGGGCGGCTGGGACGAGGCAGGTCGCCGGGTCGACGACGCCGGCGAGGCGGCCCGGCTCGACGCCGAGATCGCCGACCTGCTCACCCTCGACCCCGACGAGGTCGCCGACCTCGTCACCGCCGAGATCGGTGGGTCGGCCCTCTTCGCCTCCCGCTTCCGCGAGTGCGCGGCCCGGGCCCTCCTGCTGCCCCGCCGCAACCCCGGCCGCCGCCAGCCTCTCTGGCAGCAGCGGCAGCGCTCCGCCCAGCTGCTCGAGGTGGCGGCCCGCTACCCGACCTTCCCGATCGTCCTCGAGGCGGTGCGCGAGTGCGTCCAGGACGTCTTCGACGTCTCCGCGCTCGTCGAGCTCATGCGCGGCATCGCCAGCCGCGAGATCCGCGTCATCTCGGTGGCCAGCGCGACCCCGTCGCCCTTCGCCCGGTCGCTGCTCATGGGCTACATCGCCCAGTTCCTCTACGAGGGGGACTCCCCGCTGGCCGAGCGCCGGGCGGCGGCCCTGTCCCTGGACCCCGCCCTCCTGGCCGAGCTGCTCGGCCGGGGCGAGGGCACCTCGCTGCGCGACCTCCTCGACCCGGAGGTGGTCGCCCGCACGCACGCCGAGCTGCAGCGACTGGTCCCCGAGCGGGCCGCCCGCGACAGCCAGGACGTCGTCGACCTGCTGCGGGTGCTCGGACCGCTGACCACCGACGAGATCCGCGAGCGCACCCGCGAGGAGGTCCGCGAGGAGGTGCCCGGCTGGCTCGCCGAGCTCGCGGGGGCCCGCCGCGTCCTCGAGGTCCGGATCGCCGGTCAGCAGCGGTGGGCGGACGCCCAGGACGCCGCCCGGCTGCGGGACGCGCTCGGCACCGCCATCCCCGTCGGGGTGCCCGCCGCCTACCTCGAGGCGGTCGAGGACCCGCTGGGCGACCTGGTCCTGCGCTACGCCCGCACCCACACGCCCTTCCCTCTCGAGGACCTCTCCGCGCGCCTCGGGCTGGGCAGCGCCGTCGTGCGCGACGCGGCCCGTCGCCTGGTGTCCTCGGGACGGCTGGTCGAGGGCGCCCTCGTCCCGCACGGCACCGGCACCGAGGACCTCTGCGACGCCGAGGTGCTGCGGCTGCTGCGCCGCCGTTCTCTGGCGGCCCTGCGCCAGGAGGTCGAGCCGGTCACCCGGGCGACCTACGCCCGCTTCCTGCCGCGTTGGCAGTCCGCCACCGGGCTGGCCTCCGTCGGTGGCCGTGCCGGCACGGGGTCGGGCGTCGACGGCGTGCTCCGTGCCGTCGAGCAGCTGGCGGGTGCCCGCCTGCCCGCCTCGGCGGTGGAGTCGCTCGTCCTGCCGGCCCGGGTGCGCGACTACTCCCCCGCCCTCCTCGACGAGCTGATGACCACCGGGGAGGTGCTCTGGCAGGGGCACGGCAGCCTGCCCGGCGACGACGGCTGGGTGTCGCTGCACCTGGCCGAGACGGCCCCGCTGACGCTCCTGGAGCCCGAGCCCGTGGGGTCGGAGACCGCCCGGGCCGTCCTGGAGCTGCTGGAGCGGGTGCCCGGCGGTGCCTACTTCTTCCGGGCGCTGGCGGACGCCGTCGGCTCGACCGACGACCAGGCCCTGATCACCACGCTGTGGGATCTCGTCTGGGCCGGCCACGTCAGCGCAGACACCTTCGCCCCCGTCCGTGCCCTGCTGGGCTCCGGGCGCACCGCCCACCGCTCCCGCCGGGCGCCCCGCGCCTCCGGGCGGTGGTCACGCTCCTCGGTCGCGCTGTCCGCCCGCTCCTCCCGCCCCTCGATGCCCACCCGCTCGGGCCCGCCGTCGGGCGTCGGACGCTGGTCGCTGCTGCCCTCCCCGGAGCCGGCGGGCACGGTCCGGGCGCTCGCCACCGCCGAGCAGCTGCTGGACCGCTACGGCGTGCTGACACGCGGCTCGGTGGTCGCGGAGGGCATCCCCGGCGGCTATGCCGGCGTCTACCGCGTGCTCGCCGGGGCCGAGGAGGCCGGCCGGGTGCGCCGCGGCTACGTGGTCGAGGGCCTGGGCGCCGCGCAGTTCGGTTCCGCCGGAGCCATCGACCGGCTCCGCGCCCTCGACGGCGAGCGCGACGACCCGGGCCGCCAGCCCGACGTCGTGCTCCTCGCCGCGACCGACCCGGCCAACCCCTACGGCGCCGCGGTGCCGTGGCCGGAGCGGGGCGAGGGCGAGGAGACCGCCACCGCGCACCGTCCCGGACGCAAGGCCGGGGCGATGGTCGTGCTCGTCGACGGCGACCTCGCGCTCTACCTCGAGCGCGGCGGACGCTCGGCGCTGACCTTCTCGCTGCCCGACCACGTCGAGCCCGGTCCGGTCTGGGAGACGGTGGCGGCCACGCTCGTCGGCGCGGTGCGCTCCGGGGCCCTGGCCGGGCTGACCGTGGCCAAGATCGACGGCGCCGGTGCGCTCTCCTCCGAGCACCCGCTCGCCACCGCGATGGTGGCCGCCGGCTTCCACACCGCTCCCGCGGGGCTGCGGCTGCGGCGCTGAGACGAGGAGGACCGCTGCGCCCGGCTCAGTCGTCGACGGCGTCCAGGCCCTTGCGCCGCAGCTCTGCGAGGTGGTCGAGCATGTTCTGCAGGACCTCCGGCGGGTGCGGCTCCCAGTCGGCCACCTCGCGGACGACGCGCACCGGGTCCTGGGTCCGGTAGGAGCGCGTGGGGTTGCCCTCGAAGCGCGTGTCCGTCAGGTTGGGGTCGTCCTCGACCGGACCGGTGGGCTCCACCTCGTAGACGCGGCCGGGACCGTCCCCGTGGGCGAGCTCGGCGCCCCACACGGCGGCGTCGAGGGTCGCGGTGAGGTAGACGTGGTTGGCCGTCCGATCGCCGAAGTTCGAGGCGTGGCCGGGCACGAGCAGGTCGCCCACCGACAGCTCGGCCCTCGTGCCATGGAAGAACGGGCCGTGGTCCTCCGGTTCCGCGCGTCCTGCGCCCATGCGCCCACCGTAGGGCAACCGGGCGCTATCTTGAGCGCATCGTCGGCCCGACCGACCTCCCGAAGGAGACCGCCATGCCCACCTCACCACTGCGTTCCCGCCTCGCCGCCGAGTTCCTCGGCACCTTCGTCCTCGTCCTCGGCGGCGCCGGCAGCGCCATCTTCGCCGCCAAGGTGATCAGCGAGGGCACCGTCAACATGGGCATCGGCTTCCTCGGGGTCGCTCTCGCCTTCGGCCTGACGGTCACCGTCATGGCCTATGCCGTCGGGCACATCTCCGGCGGCCACTTCAACCCCGCCGTCACCCTCGGCGCCCTGCTGGCCGGGCGCATCGACACCCGGTCGGTGCTGCCCTACATGGTGACCCAGGTCGTCGGGGCCTCGGTCGCCGGCCTCGTGCTCTTCGTGGTGGCCTCCGGCAAGGACGGCTTCGACCCGGTCGCCTCGGGCTTCGCCACCAACGGCTACGGCGACCGTTCGCCCGACGGCTACGGGCTGCTCGCCGCCCTCGTGATCGAGGTCGTGCTCACCGCGGTCTTCCTCTACGTGATCCTCGGCTCGACCGACACCCGCGCCCCGGCCGGCTTCGCCCCGCTGGCGATCGGTCTGAGCCTGACGCTCATCCACCTGGTCTCGATCCCGGTCACCAACACCTCGGTCAACCCGGCGCGCTCCCTGGGCGTGGCCTGGTTCGCCGGCGGTGAGGCGCTCGGGCAGGTCTGGCTGTTCGTCGTGGCCCCGCTCGCCGGCGCCGCGATCGCCGGCGCGACCTACCGGGCCCTCTTCCCCAACACCGAGGAGACCCTGCTCGAGGAGCCGTGAGCCCCCGTGGTCGAATGACCCCGTGAACGTGCGTCCCGGGGCCCTCAGCGCCCTGCTCGCGGCCCTGCTCGCGGCCGCCCTCTTCGGCACCACCGGGACCGCCCAGGCCCTCGGTCCCGACGGCACCGACCCCGCCTCGGTGGGCGCCCTGCGCATCGCGGTCGGGGCCTCGGTGCTCGCCCTGGCGGTGGTCGGCCGGTCCCGCCGTGCGGTTCGTCCGATCCGCGCAGGGCGCCTGCCCACCTGGACGCTCGTGCTCGTCGGCGGCCTGTGCGTCGCCTCCTACCAGGCCTGCTTCTTCCTCGGCGTCTCCCGCACCGGCGTGGCCGTGGGCACCGTCGTGGCGCTCGGCGTGGCCCCGCTGGCCACGGGGCTGCTCGCGATGCTCCTCGGCGAGCGCCCCGACCCGGTGTGGACCGGGGCCACCGCGGTGGCCGTGGTCGGCGTCGTGCTCCTCGTCATGGGATCCGGGTCGTCCACGACCTCGGTCGACCTCCTCGGGGTCGCGGCGGCGGTCGGCGCCGGGGTCTCCTACGCCGGCTACACCGTCGCGGCCCGGTCCCTCCTGCTCCGCGGTGCCGACGGCGTCCGGGTCATGGCGGGCTTCTTCGCCACCGGGGCGCTGGTGCTCCTGCCCGTGCTGCTCCTCCACCCGCCGGCCTGGGCCCTCACCGTGCGCGGCGCCGCCATGGTGCTCTGGCTGGGCGTGATGACCACCGCCGTGGCCTACCTCCTCTTCCAGCACGCCCTCTCGGGGCTGTCCGCCCGCACCGTGAGCACCCTGACCCTGGGCGAGCCGGTGACCGCGACCGTGCTGGGCGTCGTCGTGCTCTCCGAGCGGCTCTCCACCCTCACCGCCCTCGGGGTCGTGGTCGTGGTGGTCGGCCTGCTCCTCACCGGGCTGCCGCGCCGCTCCCCCGCGCCCGACGCGGCCCCCGTCACGGCGGCGCCCGCTGACCTACCCTGAGCGCATGAGCGACGAGGCCGACCCCCGCATCTCCGCCCTGCCCCTCCCCACCCGGGACGAGGTGCCCGAGGGCGTGCGGCGGTTGTGGGACAAGTCGCGCGAGGTGCTCGGCTTCGTCCCGAACGTCTTCGTCGCCCAGGCCTACAACGGCGAGCAGTTCCAGGCGTGGTGGGCCTACTTCAACCTGCTGGTCAACAAGGAGGGCCACCTGACCAACGCCGAGCGCGAGTTGCTCGCCGTCGTGGTCAGCGGGCTCAACCGCTGCACCTACTGCGCCGTCTCCCACGGCGCCGCGCTGCGCGTCGCCACCGGCGACCCGGTCACCGCCGACCTGGTCGCCGTCAACTGGCGGCAGGCCGGGCTGCCGGAGCGCGAGGCGGCCCTGGCCGCCTACGCCGAGAAGCTCACGCTCACCCCCGCCGAGGTGACGCCGGAGGACCTCGACGCGCTGCGCGCCGTGGGGCTGGACGACCACCAGATCCTCGAGGCGGTCCAGGTCGTCGGGATGTTCAACATGACCAACCGGGTGTCGACGGCGATCGCGATGCTCCCCAACGCCGAGTACCACTCCCTGGGGCGGGAGCCCGGTGCCTGAGGGCGACGCGGTATGGCGCACCGCGCGCCGGCTGCACCGGGCGCTCGCGGGGCAGGTGCTCGAGGGCAGCGACCTGCGGGTGCCGTCCCTGGCGACGGCCGACCTGGCGGGTCGCCGCACCCTGGAGGTCGTCCCCCGCGGCAAGCACCTGCTGCACCGGATGGAGGGCGACCTGACGCTGCACAGCCACCTGCGGATGGAGGGATCGTGGCGGGTGCACCCGGTGGCCCGGCGGCACACCTTCGCGGCCCGGCACACGGTGCGGGCGATGGTCTGGACGTCCGAGCGCGTCGCGGTCGGTGACAGCCTCGGGATGCTCGACCTGGTGCGGACCGCCGAGGAGCACCGCGTCGTGGGGCACCTGGGCCCGGACCTGCTCGACCCGGGCTACGACGGGGCCCTGGCGCTGTCCAACGTGCTGGCCGATCCCGCCCGCACCGTCACCGAGGCGCTGCTGGACCAGCGCAACGTCGCGGGGATGGGCACGATCTTCACGGCCGAGCCGCTCTTCGTGCACCGGATCAACCCGTGGACGCCGGTCGGCGAGGTCGGCGCGGACCGGGTCGCCGAGGTGCTCGACACGGCGCGGCGGGTGCTGGTGCTCAGCTGCCGCACGGGGCGGACGACCGTGACCGGACGGGCCGACGTCAACGCCGACGACGCCTGGGTGCACGGTCGGGTCGGGCTGCCGTGCAAGCGGTGCGGCACGACGGTGCGGCTGGCGACCATCGGACGGCAGCCGCAGGAGCGGGTGATGTTCTACTGCCCCACCTGCCAGGGCGGCCGGGCACCGACCGACGACGGGTCGCGGCAGACGCCGCTCGGGCACGGG
This genomic interval carries:
- a CDS encoding ABC transporter ATP-binding protein, with the protein product MTYLRGLLRSRGGLVVVVTLANAFAAGAGLAVPMLLGRLVDAVVEAGGRPADGLLTRFGLLVVGVLVAQAVLTFLAKWLAAVLGQAVLAEAREHVIRAVLRLPLGRVESASTGDLVTRVTRDVGSMSGAVRWALPEFIIGAVTVLLTVGAMILNSWALAVPTLVTASLSLWQVRRYLQRAPAAYLLEGATYSQINTSLTETVEGARTVETFGMQPERRRAAVDDIDVSSQAERYGLVLRNLLFAIMDMAFSLPRVITLVVGALLYSRGAVTLGQLTTAMLYIETFYGPFDRLVGTVDRLQVGIASTTRLLGIAEVPPDRTPGTASPEGSDLAGRGLRYAYRDGQDVLHGIDLSLRHGERLAIVGPSGSGKSTLGRLLSGIHGPREGSVTVGGVELVELPLEALRREVALVTQEHHVFRGTVRDNVVLAREGADDAEVWRALSTVDADTWVAALPEGLDTVLGSGNQTLTPAQAQQVALARLILADPHTLVLDEATSLIDPRTARHLEGSMNALLTNRTVVAIAHRLHTAHDADRIAVVQDGRVVELGSHDELMAADGEYAALWRAWTS
- a CDS encoding ABC transporter transmembrane domain-containing protein, whose product is MRDFPPTITAWAGPGTSGVPDTRGPGRFLWWLVRQQPDLVVAACLCSLLWMLPTALTPWVFGRAIDEGIVAQDGSRIALWCLVLLAITLVGGGSGVFYHTVVVRSWLVASYGQTGLVTNKTARLGHVLTRRAPTGEVLSVSGSDGEQFGHFVEILSRLVGNVVAYLLVAVIVLQISVPLGLVVLLVAPLLVVVSSVLLRPLSAAQTRERSRDSELTSMATDIVAGLRILRGIGGERIFGTNYARQSQRVRAAGVQAGAWAALVEAVGVLLSGLFVVALLVLGVRAVGRGELAIGQLVTFLGYALFLVQPIRVVFEAAQQITRSFVSARKTIGVLGTPDPWPERERVAVDVTAELVDEASGLRVRPGRLTMVVSALPDDSAALADRLGRYLPADDALSGDDDDEASGGAARRARREREAARAALAERDTERARRPWGVRIGDVDLSALPLDQVRETVLVSDTRAHVFAGTLQDSVDPHGTLTREQAEAALHAAAAEDVYDILPGGWQGVLDERGRGLSGGQRQRLVLARALAADPPVLVLVEPTSAVDAHTEARIAARLPEHRRGRTTVVMTASPLLLHHADEVALLEHGVVVATGTHDELVSTCEAYRRTVLRGERAEALDPAPSGEVPDQPTPTDPAQHELPTHLPEEVTSP